CTCTTAATCTAGCCGCTAAACGAGCCGCCTGTGCAACTGCTGCTTCTGCCTGTGCAACTGCGGCTTCTACCTGTATAGCTGCGGCTTGTGCCTGTGCAATTGCAGCTTCTTCTGGTAACAAAACCAAATTGCCAGCCACATCGTAAAACCGCAACCATATTGCCGTTTCTCTATCTATTGTTCCCTCAATTGTCCCCAACCATAAACCTAAACGCTTAGACCATAGCCATCCGCGATCGTTTGGGGTCAAAGGCTGATATTGCTGATTATCATCTAAATGCCACCCTTGCAAAGAAATAGGATCAAAGGGATCGTAAACAAAATAATCTGAGGTACGGAAAGTTTGTTCGTAAAGATTTTTCTTAATACCCTTGTCTATTGCTGCCGTAGATGGTGACATTAATTCTACGATGACATCAGGATAACGACCATTTTCTTCCCAGACTACCCAGCCTTGTCTTGAGTTATTGCCGTCAACGTTTAGCACTGCAAAGAAATCTGGGCCTCGGAAATCACGGTTACGAACTTGGGTACTGCTGTAGTAAATAAACATATTGCCCCCAGTGAAGAAATCATTGCGGTCAGCCCAAGCTTGTTGCAATGACCGAATCAACACATTCATAGCAATGCGGTGGCGATTTGATTCCAAGGGTTCACCATCATCAAAAATTAAATCTGTAGGTGGCATGGGGGGTTCCCAGTCCACAATGGCTGCTGGATTTGTCTCAGTAGTCATGAGCGATCGCCTTTCTCAGAAAGCCTTAGATTTCTATCATAATCTGCCGAGAGCTTCCTGAATTAAGGCGTATAGATGAAGAAGAATTCAGGAGTCAGAATTCAGAATTCAGAATACTCTAGCTATCAAGGGATACAGTTTTAACTTGTTGTTTAAAATTCAATCCTAGTTTCGCCCACAAGGGGCGAAAGCGCATAGCGGGACGTACCCCTACGGGGATCTTGCTACGCGGTAGCGTCTCTTAGAGTTGTACGATTTTAAACCAATATTCATTACCCAGTAGTACAGAATTCATACTGTTAGCGAATAGCTAAGGTTTAGCCAGGTTTGACAACGATTTGTTGCAGTTTTAAAAGCATATCACCTCAGAGAGTTGATGTAGCGAGGATTATCTGTAGCAGATGAAATTTATAAATCAATTTTATTAAAGTATATCGTTTCTGAACATGAGTTTAGGACTTAGCCAAAATGAATAGTTGGAAAAATATTTCTATCAGTAATGTTTAATTTACCTTGTTAAAGGAATACGGATGGTAAACTCTGTGCCATATCCTGGAGTAGAATCAACTTCAATAGTTCCTGTATGTTTATCTACAACAATTTGATAAGCGATCGCCATTCCTAATCCGATTCCTTTGCCCACTGGTTTAGTAGTAAACATGTGGTCAAATACTCGATGCTTCACATCGTCGCATATCCCAATACCATTATCGTAAATTTGAATGATCGCGTAATTACTTGATTTGTCAATTTGGGTTTGGATTTTAATTTGATTAGGGTTAGTTTTAAGTTCCTCAATACTCCGTTTTTGGCTAGCTTCTTCTAGTGCATCGATTGCATTTACCAGAACATTCATAAACACCTGATTCAGGCTCCCTGCGTAACATTCTACTAGGGGTAAATCACCGTATTTCTTAATTATCTGAATTTCTGGTAGATTGGGTGTGGCTGTGAGACGACGATTCAGAATCATCAGAGTGTTGTCTAATCCTTCATGAATATCTACGAATTTCATATCTGCTTCATCGAGGCGCGAGAA
This Nostoc sp. C052 DNA region includes the following protein-coding sequences:
- a CDS encoding Uma2 family endonuclease, translated to MTTETNPAAIVDWEPPMPPTDLIFDDGEPLESNRHRIAMNVLIRSLQQAWADRNDFFTGGNMFIYYSSTQVRNRDFRGPDFFAVLNVDGNNSRQGWVVWEENGRYPDVIVELMSPSTAAIDKGIKKNLYEQTFRTSDYFVYDPFDPISLQGWHLDDNQQYQPLTPNDRGWLWSKRLGLWLGTIEGTIDRETAIWLRFYDVAGNLVLLPEEAAIAQAQAAAIQVEAAVAQAEAAVAQAARLAARLRELGENPDIL